In Calothrix sp. PCC 7507, one DNA window encodes the following:
- a CDS encoding DUF421 domain-containing protein — MENWFFINWRAIFVPSISVLELFIRGSLVYLALFSVLRFLPSRQLGTLGITDLLVVVLFAEAAQNAMTSNYTSITEGAILVGTVIVWSYLFNWLGYKLPEFQKILNPPPLLLVKNGRMIQRHLQKELITNDELMSKLRQQGVEFLTDVKLAFMEADGSISIITSESQTSITDKQ; from the coding sequence ATGGAAAATTGGTTTTTTATTAATTGGCGCGCAATTTTTGTTCCTAGCATTAGTGTTCTAGAACTATTTATCCGTGGGTCTCTGGTTTATTTGGCTTTATTTTCTGTGCTACGCTTCCTTCCTAGCAGACAATTAGGAACGCTAGGAATTACTGATTTGCTGGTGGTTGTGTTATTTGCTGAGGCTGCCCAAAATGCAATGACTAGTAATTATACATCTATTACTGAAGGAGCTATCCTAGTAGGAACTGTAATTGTTTGGAGCTACTTATTTAACTGGTTAGGTTACAAACTTCCTGAGTTTCAGAAAATCCTTAATCCTCCGCCTTTGCTGCTGGTAAAAAATGGTCGGATGATTCAGCGGCATTTGCAAAAAGAATTGATTACTAACGATGAATTGATGAGTAAGTTACGTCAGCAAGGTGTAGAATTTTTGACTGATGTGAAATTAGCATTTATGGAAGCTGACGGTAGCATTAGTATCATTACATCTGAATCACAAACTAGTATTACGGATAAGCAATAG
- a CDS encoding YihY/virulence factor BrkB family protein, with protein sequence MNLQSIWQLLQETLKEWREDKASRLAAALAYYTIFSIAPLLIIVIAIAGAVFGEEAARGEIVRQIQGLVGRDGAEFIEIAIKNANKPQTGAIASMISVVILLLGATGLFTELQDALNTIWEVKPKPGRGVKNVVRQRFLSFALVLGIGFLLLVSLVISAALSALVTFFSNLIPGVDFIWQIVNFLLGFAITTLLFGLIFKVLPDVKITWGDVLIGASLTSLLFSIGRFLLGQYLGNNSFGSTYGAAGSLVVILAWVYYAAQILFFGAEFTQVYARRYGSGIVPDKNAIPVNNKIPSNQGRSRNSSANKKTGSSLINRLMRYFRKSPH encoded by the coding sequence ATGAATTTGCAGTCGATTTGGCAGCTGTTGCAAGAGACATTGAAAGAATGGAGGGAGGACAAGGCCTCACGATTAGCGGCTGCATTAGCTTATTACACAATTTTTTCGATTGCACCTTTGCTGATTATTGTAATTGCGATCGCTGGCGCTGTTTTTGGAGAAGAGGCCGCCAGAGGTGAAATTGTCCGCCAAATTCAAGGTTTAGTCGGCAGAGATGGCGCAGAGTTTATCGAAATAGCGATCAAAAATGCTAACAAGCCACAGACAGGAGCGATCGCTTCTATGATTAGTGTTGTCATCTTATTATTAGGTGCGACGGGTTTATTTACCGAGTTGCAAGATGCCCTCAACACAATTTGGGAAGTGAAGCCAAAACCTGGACGGGGTGTAAAAAATGTTGTCCGTCAGCGATTTCTATCATTCGCCTTAGTTTTAGGTATTGGATTTTTGCTACTAGTATCGCTGGTAATTAGTGCAGCGTTATCCGCACTAGTGACTTTCTTTAGTAACTTGATACCCGGTGTAGATTTTATCTGGCAAATTGTCAACTTTTTGCTTGGTTTTGCCATCACTACATTGCTGTTTGGATTAATTTTTAAAGTCCTACCTGATGTCAAAATTACTTGGGGTGATGTTTTAATTGGCGCATCTCTCACCTCACTATTGTTCTCTATCGGCAGGTTTTTGTTAGGGCAATATTTAGGTAACAACAGTTTTGGTTCAACCTATGGTGCTGCTGGTTCACTGGTTGTGATCCTCGCTTGGGTTTATTATGCTGCCCAAATTCTCTTTTTTGGCGCGGAGTTTACCCAGGTTTATGCGAGAAGATATGGCAGCGGCATAGTTCCAGATAAGAATGCTATCCCTGTTAATAATAAAATTCCTAGTAATCAAGGAAGAAGTCGTAATAGTAGTGCTAATAAGAAGACTGGTTCTAGCTTGATTAATCGCCTCATGAGGTATTTTAGGAAATCACCGCACTAG
- a CDS encoding DUF4126 domain-containing protein has protein sequence MIEILATLSASAAAGIRVGMPLLIVGLLQGSQVWSEIPILSRISPPVLLGFLTVWSLIELFASKKLLGQRSLQLVELLFSPIVGAIMALAVASANIAPNWLIALIGGLLALVLQLVQIGWFYRLRGLPLWAVFLQDILCVVLVLLAFKAPWSGGLITLLLLWFAVRSAQQWYDWYWQRGRRIH, from the coding sequence ATGATTGAAATCCTAGCAACACTTTCTGCTTCTGCAGCGGCAGGAATTAGAGTGGGTATGCCTTTGCTAATCGTTGGATTATTGCAAGGCAGTCAAGTTTGGTCAGAAATCCCAATTTTATCTCGAATTTCCCCACCTGTCTTGCTAGGTTTTTTGACTGTTTGGTCATTGATTGAGCTATTTGCTTCAAAAAAGTTGTTGGGACAGCGATCGCTACAACTAGTTGAGTTATTATTTTCCCCTATTGTGGGGGCAATTATGGCGTTAGCAGTAGCTTCGGCAAACATAGCACCCAACTGGCTAATTGCCTTGATTGGGGGCTTGCTAGCTTTGGTACTGCAGCTAGTCCAAATTGGTTGGTTCTATCGCCTGCGTGGTTTACCGTTATGGGCAGTGTTTCTGCAAGATATTTTGTGCGTTGTACTCGTACTGCTTGCCTTTAAAGCACCTTGGTCTGGAGGATTAATTACTTTACTCCTCCTCTGGTTCGCAGTTCGTAGCGCTCAACAGTGGTATGACTGGTATTGGCAAAGGGGAAGGAGAATTCATTGA
- a CDS encoding type II toxin-antitoxin system VapC family toxin produces MSLWILDTDSVSLFQGGNLAIARRLNIMDASEIAITIVTVEEQFLGRFQVIRRATSDDLVSAYEKLQITFDSLKSFNVLRFTPEAQKLYTNLLHQKIKVGRQDLRIAAIALSVNGILVTRNNRDFCQVPNLTLDNWTL; encoded by the coding sequence TTGAGTCTTTGGATTCTCGATACTGATAGCGTTTCTCTTTTCCAGGGAGGAAATTTAGCAATTGCTCGTCGCCTCAATATTATGGATGCCAGCGAAATAGCGATTACAATCGTTACGGTCGAGGAACAATTTCTTGGACGATTTCAAGTTATTCGACGAGCGACTTCTGATGATTTGGTTTCTGCTTATGAAAAACTACAAATAACGTTTGATAGTTTGAAAAGCTTCAATGTCTTAAGATTCACTCCTGAAGCACAAAAACTATATACGAATCTACTTCATCAAAAGATTAAAGTTGGTCGCCAGGATTTACGGATTGCCGCAATCGCTCTTTCTGTCAATGGAATTCTGGTTACGCGGAACAATCGGGACTTTTGTCAAGTACCCAATTTAACTTTAGACAATTGGACTTTATAA
- the purB gene encoding adenylosuccinate lyase: protein MIERYTLPEMGNLWSEAYKLKTWLQVEIAVCEAQAELGYIPSQAVEEIKAKANFDPKRVLEIEAEVRHDVIAFLTNVNEYVGDAGRYIHLGLTSSDVLDTALALQLVASLDVLSQHLGYLIEAIRQKAKEHRYTIMAGRSHGIHAEPITFGFKLAGWLAEVLRHQERLRILRETIAVGKISGAVGTYANIEPRVEAIACQKLGLQPDTASTQVISRDRHADYVQQLALVAASIERFAVEIRNLQKTDVLEVEEFFAKGQKGSSAMPHKRNPIRSERLTGMARLVRSHAGAALENIALWHERDISHSSVERVILPDACILTHFMLVEITELVKNLLVYPENMARNLNCYGGVVFSQKVLLALIEKGSSREEAYAIVQGSAHIAWNKPEGDFHDLISKDPRVTQKLSLAEIEVCFDPKQHLKHLEEVYQRLGI, encoded by the coding sequence GTGATTGAGCGTTATACTTTGCCCGAAATGGGCAATCTGTGGAGTGAAGCTTATAAATTAAAAACCTGGTTGCAAGTGGAAATTGCTGTCTGTGAGGCTCAAGCTGAACTTGGCTACATTCCATCCCAGGCGGTTGAGGAAATTAAGGCAAAGGCGAATTTTGACCCCAAGCGAGTCCTAGAAATTGAAGCTGAAGTCCGCCACGATGTCATTGCTTTCTTGACAAATGTTAATGAGTATGTTGGTGATGCGGGACGTTATATTCATTTGGGTTTAACGAGTTCAGATGTGCTGGATACGGCTTTAGCATTGCAATTAGTTGCGAGTTTGGATGTTTTATCGCAACACTTAGGATATTTGATTGAGGCAATTCGCCAAAAGGCTAAAGAACATCGTTATACGATAATGGCTGGGCGATCGCATGGTATTCATGCAGAACCAATTACTTTTGGTTTTAAGCTAGCTGGGTGGTTAGCAGAGGTTTTGCGACACCAAGAACGCTTGAGAATTTTACGCGAAACGATTGCTGTGGGTAAAATTTCTGGTGCGGTAGGAACCTACGCCAATATTGAACCACGTGTAGAAGCGATCGCTTGCCAAAAACTCGGACTCCAACCCGATACAGCTTCCACACAAGTTATTTCCCGCGATCGCCATGCTGACTATGTGCAACAATTAGCCCTAGTAGCAGCATCTATTGAACGCTTTGCTGTAGAAATTCGCAATCTGCAAAAAACAGACGTTTTGGAAGTCGAAGAATTTTTTGCCAAAGGTCAAAAAGGTTCCTCTGCTATGCCGCACAAACGGAATCCCATCCGTTCAGAACGACTCACAGGAATGGCGCGACTGGTGAGAAGTCATGCTGGTGCAGCGTTGGAAAACATCGCCCTATGGCACGAGCGAGATATTTCTCACAGTTCTGTAGAACGGGTGATTTTGCCAGATGCTTGCATTTTGACGCACTTCATGCTTGTAGAAATCACCGAATTGGTGAAAAATCTACTAGTCTATCCTGAAAACATGGCGCGGAATCTCAACTGTTATGGTGGCGTGGTTTTCAGTCAGAAAGTGCTACTTGCCTTAATAGAAAAGGGAAGTAGTAGAGAAGAAGCTTATGCGATCGTCCAAGGAAGCGCTCACATAGCTTGGAACAAGCCAGAAGGCGATTTCCACGATTTAATTAGCAAAGACCCGCGTGTTACGCAAAAGTTATCTCTAGCAGAAATTGAGGTGTGTTTTGACCCTAAGCAGCATCTCAAACATCTAGAAGAGGTTTATCAACGTTTGGGTATTTAG